One stretch of Juglans microcarpa x Juglans regia isolate MS1-56 chromosome 3D, Jm3101_v1.0, whole genome shotgun sequence DNA includes these proteins:
- the LOC121254017 gene encoding mitotic spindle checkpoint protein MAD2 isoform X1 → MASRTVAKDIITLRGSAAIASEFFGYAANSILYNRGVYPEESFVKVKKYGLPMLLTQDEGVKSFVANLTAQLSEWLEAGKLQRIVLVIMSKATNEVLERWNFSIETDSEVVVKGVSREKSDKEIMREIQAIMRQIASSITYLPCLDEPCVFDVLAYTDKDVAVPFTWIESDPKLIANPQMVKLHSFDTKIHKVDTLVSYKNDEWDEQ, encoded by the exons ATGGCTTCAAGAACAGTCGCTAAAGATATCATCACCCTTCGAGGTTCAGCGGCAATTGCCAGCGAGTTCTTTG GGTATGCTGCAAACAG TATTCTCTATAATCGGGGAGTTTATCCGGAAGAAAGTTTTGTCAAGGTAAAAAAATATGGGCTTCCAATGCTGCTTACTCAGGATGAGGGTGTCAAATCCTTTGTTGCCAACTTAACCGCTCAGCTTTCCG aatGGCTGGAAGCTGGAAAGTTACAGAGGATTGTTCTTGTAATAATGAGCAAGGCTACCAATGAGGTCCTAGAAAGGTGGAACTTTAGCATCGAGACGGACAGCGAGGTTGTTGTGAAGGG TGTCTCTAGGGAGAAGAGTGACAAGGAAATCATGAGAGAGATTCAAGCTATCATGCGGCAGATTGCTTCAAGCATTACCTACTTGCCATGCCTCGACGAACCAT gtgtgtttgatgtgttggcATACACTGATAAAGATGTTGCAGTCCCATTCACTTGGATTGAGAGCGACCCCAAACTCATAGCAAATCCACAAATGGTCAAATTGCATTCATTTGATACCAAG ATTCACAAGGTCGACACTCTTGTTTCGTACAAGAACGACGAATGGGACGAGCAGTAG
- the LOC121254017 gene encoding mitotic spindle checkpoint protein MAD2 isoform X2 codes for MLQTGNNIGILYNRGVYPEESFVKVKKYGLPMLLTQDEGVKSFVANLTAQLSEWLEAGKLQRIVLVIMSKATNEVLERWNFSIETDSEVVVKGVSREKSDKEIMREIQAIMRQIASSITYLPCLDEPCVFDVLAYTDKDVAVPFTWIESDPKLIANPQMVKLHSFDTKIHKVDTLVSYKNDEWDEQ; via the exons ATGCTGCAAACAGGTAACAACATTGG TATTCTCTATAATCGGGGAGTTTATCCGGAAGAAAGTTTTGTCAAGGTAAAAAAATATGGGCTTCCAATGCTGCTTACTCAGGATGAGGGTGTCAAATCCTTTGTTGCCAACTTAACCGCTCAGCTTTCCG aatGGCTGGAAGCTGGAAAGTTACAGAGGATTGTTCTTGTAATAATGAGCAAGGCTACCAATGAGGTCCTAGAAAGGTGGAACTTTAGCATCGAGACGGACAGCGAGGTTGTTGTGAAGGG TGTCTCTAGGGAGAAGAGTGACAAGGAAATCATGAGAGAGATTCAAGCTATCATGCGGCAGATTGCTTCAAGCATTACCTACTTGCCATGCCTCGACGAACCAT gtgtgtttgatgtgttggcATACACTGATAAAGATGTTGCAGTCCCATTCACTTGGATTGAGAGCGACCCCAAACTCATAGCAAATCCACAAATGGTCAAATTGCATTCATTTGATACCAAG ATTCACAAGGTCGACACTCTTGTTTCGTACAAGAACGACGAATGGGACGAGCAGTAG